A section of the Rhodobacteraceae bacterium M382 genome encodes:
- a CDS encoding sarcosine oxidase subunit delta yields the protein MRVTCPVCGERDRREFYYQGAALQRPAADAPIEQWHEYVNLRDNPAGPLKELWYHEMGCGSWVVVERNVATHEMLGSQLAQDADLGGPR from the coding sequence GCGGTGAGCGTGATCGCCGCGAGTTCTATTATCAAGGTGCTGCGTTGCAGCGCCCGGCCGCGGATGCACCGATTGAGCAATGGCATGAATATGTGAATCTGCGGGACAATCCGGCGGGCCCGCTCAAGGAGCTGTGGTATCACGAGATGGGATGTGGATCCTGGGTTGTTGTGGAGCGCAATGTCGCGACCCATGAAATGCTGGGGTCGCAATTGGCCCAAGACGCCGATCTGGGAGGTCCGCGATGA